Proteins found in one Exiguobacterium sp. 9-2 genomic segment:
- a CDS encoding b(o/a)3-type cytochrome-c oxidase subunit 1: MNAISKKLRQFEMERGLPATVIGIKEAKLAFAHVSFSLVALLIGGLCGLLQTMVRTGVIPEIAGVGYYELLTAHGLMLAIVFTTLFIFGLLFSFLGQSFGRFEDFPRRLGWVGFWFMILGVILVTWMVLAGEASVLYTFYAPLKAHPVFYIGLVIFVVGTWIASGAMFRMYADYKREHPGVHPPLQAYMSIMTALLWVVATLGVAATILFQLLPLSLGWTDKVGIELSRTLFWYFGHPLVYFWLLPAYIVWYTVIPKIVGGKVFSDALARMSFLLFLLFSFPVGFHHQLLEPGISAFWKYVQVVLTFLVIIPSLMTAFSMFATFELAGRRKGATGVFGWVKKMPYRDVRFLAPFIGMLFFIPAGAGGVINASHQLNIIVHNTLWVTGHFHITVGAAVALTFFGTAYWLVPLLRGRTLTAAMNRLGLIQTAAWTIGMLFMSTAMHISGLLGNPRRTGPAAYFKDSIVADWIPYHVAMAIGGTILFISILLFLYAMFQLAFRTPKGTEEFPIAETEEEAMATPLFFENWKLWIFVTFALIAFAYTVPIWHMIENAPPGAPGWKLW, translated from the coding sequence ATGAATGCCATTTCAAAAAAATTAAGACAGTTCGAGATGGAGCGTGGTCTGCCTGCTACCGTCATCGGAATTAAGGAAGCGAAGCTCGCTTTCGCACATGTTAGTTTTTCACTCGTTGCCTTATTGATTGGTGGTTTATGTGGATTGTTGCAAACGATGGTACGGACAGGTGTCATTCCAGAAATTGCTGGAGTCGGCTACTATGAGCTTCTCACTGCCCACGGGTTAATGCTTGCGATCGTCTTTACGACATTATTCATATTTGGATTACTGTTTTCATTTTTAGGTCAATCCTTTGGACGTTTCGAAGACTTTCCTCGACGTCTCGGGTGGGTTGGATTCTGGTTCATGATCCTTGGTGTCATCCTCGTCACATGGATGGTACTTGCAGGAGAAGCTTCCGTCCTCTATACATTCTATGCACCACTCAAGGCACATCCAGTATTTTATATTGGACTCGTCATCTTCGTCGTCGGAACGTGGATTGCTTCTGGTGCCATGTTCCGTATGTATGCTGATTATAAACGGGAACACCCTGGCGTTCATCCACCACTTCAAGCATACATGAGTATTATGACTGCCTTATTATGGGTGGTTGCGACACTCGGAGTAGCAGCGACGATTCTCTTTCAGCTCCTTCCCTTATCCCTTGGTTGGACGGATAAGGTCGGAATCGAGCTATCCCGGACGCTATTTTGGTACTTTGGTCATCCACTCGTCTATTTCTGGTTGTTACCTGCCTACATCGTCTGGTATACAGTCATCCCGAAAATCGTTGGTGGAAAGGTTTTTTCTGACGCGTTAGCACGTATGTCATTTTTATTGTTCCTCCTCTTTTCGTTCCCGGTTGGTTTTCACCATCAATTGTTAGAGCCGGGGATTTCTGCTTTTTGGAAGTATGTCCAAGTCGTCTTAACGTTCCTCGTCATCATTCCATCATTGATGACAGCCTTCTCGATGTTTGCGACTTTTGAGTTGGCGGGTCGTCGGAAAGGGGCGACCGGGGTATTTGGTTGGGTGAAAAAAATGCCGTATCGCGATGTACGTTTTCTTGCACCGTTCATCGGGATGTTGTTCTTCATTCCTGCAGGTGCAGGTGGTGTCATCAACGCATCCCATCAACTAAACATCATCGTTCACAATACGTTATGGGTCACAGGACACTTTCATATCACGGTCGGTGCCGCTGTGGCATTGACGTTCTTTGGAACGGCTTACTGGCTTGTCCCGCTCTTACGTGGTCGAACGTTAACAGCGGCAATGAATCGTCTTGGGCTTATTCAAACGGCTGCCTGGACGATCGGAATGCTCTTCATGTCGACAGCAATGCATATATCAGGTCTACTCGGTAATCCACGACGGACGGGTCCTGCCGCCTACTTCAAAGATTCGATCGTCGCTGACTGGATTCCATATCATGTCGCCATGGCAATTGGTGGGACGATTTTATTCATCTCGATTTTATTGTTCTTGTATGCGATGTTCCAACTTGCATTTCGTACACCAAAAGGAACGGAAGAATTTCCGATTGCTGAAACGGAAGAAGAGGCGATGGCAACGCCACTCTTCTTTGAAAATTGGAAGCTATGGATTTTTGTAACGTTCGCTTTGATTGCGTTTGCGTACACAGTACCGATTTGGCATATGATTGAAAACGCCCCTCCAGGCGCTCCGGGATGGAAGCTTTGGTAA
- a CDS encoding Crp/Fnr family transcriptional regulator: MLTCGTTEANTFILSPETRTLLESFMTETTFKKDSIVCWEGEMNDKLFYVKQGGVKLSKLTKKGSPLLMFLYFKGDLFGEFDVGEAFPSSYSIETMEDSIIGFLSKEKLEELMRKDGTFALEIMRWQALMRKQTETKLRDLLLFGKPGALASTLLRLIAMEGEQVGETYRLAKRPSDGEFGQLIGAPRETVNRMFSQWKKEGVISMTPKEIIIHDAQYLRDLCHCEGCPAGVCRI, translated from the coding sequence ATGCTGACTTGTGGAACGACTGAAGCGAATACATTCATCTTATCACCTGAGACAAGAACGTTACTAGAGAGCTTCATGACGGAAACGACGTTCAAAAAGGATTCCATCGTCTGTTGGGAAGGGGAAATGAACGACAAGTTGTTTTATGTGAAACAAGGAGGCGTCAAACTATCGAAGTTGACGAAAAAAGGCAGTCCATTACTCATGTTCTTATATTTCAAAGGGGATCTATTTGGTGAATTTGATGTAGGAGAAGCTTTTCCGAGTTCATACAGTATCGAGACGATGGAGGATAGTATCATCGGTTTCCTCTCAAAAGAAAAATTAGAGGAACTCATGAGAAAGGATGGTACTTTTGCGCTTGAGATCATGCGGTGGCAAGCATTGATGCGGAAACAGACGGAGACTAAATTGCGCGACTTGCTATTGTTCGGAAAACCGGGTGCGTTAGCTTCGACGTTACTTCGTCTCATCGCGATGGAAGGGGAACAAGTAGGAGAAACCTACCGTCTTGCAAAACGTCCATCCGATGGGGAGTTTGGTCAATTGATTGGCGCACCGCGTGAAACGGTCAATCGGATGTTCTCCCAGTGGAAAAAAGAAGGTGTCATTTCGATGACGCCAAAAGAAATCATCATTCATGATGCACAATATCTGCGTGATCTGTGTCATTGTGAAGGATGCCCAGCAGGTGTTTGTCGAATTTAA
- a CDS encoding response regulator transcription factor gives MIRVLLVDDHEMVRAGVSAFLSTQTDIEVVAEASDGQVGALLALEHRPDVILMDLVMEPVDGVEGTRLIRKDWPEAKILVVTSFLDDEKVYPVIEAGAMSYVLKTASAFDIAEAIRKTANGQSVMAAQVTGKMMERLRRPTTHLHDDLTEREQEVLQLMARGMANQEIADELFISLKTVKTHVSNILSKLDVVDRTQAVVYAFKHNLVK, from the coding sequence ATGATACGCGTATTATTAGTAGATGACCACGAGATGGTCCGGGCCGGTGTGTCTGCTTTCCTTTCCACACAAACAGACATCGAGGTCGTCGCTGAAGCTTCGGATGGTCAAGTGGGAGCCTTGCTAGCGCTCGAACACCGACCGGATGTTATCTTGATGGATTTAGTGATGGAGCCAGTTGATGGCGTCGAAGGAACCCGGTTGATCCGCAAAGACTGGCCGGAAGCAAAAATTCTCGTCGTGACGAGTTTTCTTGATGACGAGAAAGTCTATCCTGTCATTGAAGCGGGTGCGATGAGTTACGTTTTAAAGACAGCTAGCGCCTTTGACATCGCAGAAGCGATTCGCAAGACAGCAAACGGTCAATCCGTCATGGCAGCACAAGTGACCGGTAAAATGATGGAACGTCTTCGTCGTCCTACGACACACTTACATGATGATTTAACGGAACGTGAGCAGGAAGTTCTTCAATTGATGGCTCGTGGTATGGCGAACCAAGAGATTGCGGACGAATTATTCATTTCCTTAAAAACCGTCAAAACACACGTCTCGAACATCTTATCAAAACTAGATGTCGTAGACCGTACACAAGCTGTCGTCTATGCCTTCAAGCATAATCTCGTCAAATAA
- a CDS encoding sensor histidine kinase — translation MKRDQFPLGVIALQVMTGFLTAVMTTLLFLSTRQVDWHVLFVRQQDFPVLLLVIGLSLLLPLAIGSMHYFFLRRDFKRVTTAIIELEQGKDVTIVPGPYFHTLTRLSRIGKRIDEQVETVQKISTRPQHVEQVRIQAVTEERKRLARDLHDSVSQQLYAISMMTTAAKQTILSQPEAAAKQIEMVETMAQTAQSEMRSLLLQLRPVELEGMTLQQGLSQLLEELSRKQSTQLSWKLEEMSLPRQIENELFRIVQEGLTNALRHAKASHMDIELREFNETIILSMNDDGVGFVVDEKKLASYGINSMRERTAEMGGTIRLVSVPGQGTQIEVKLRKDRMVQV, via the coding sequence ATGAAGCGTGATCAATTTCCGCTTGGTGTCATCGCTCTGCAAGTCATGACGGGCTTCTTGACAGCCGTCATGACGACGTTGTTATTCTTAAGTACACGCCAAGTCGATTGGCATGTTCTCTTCGTCCGTCAGCAAGACTTTCCTGTCCTTTTACTCGTCATCGGACTCTCATTACTACTGCCGCTTGCTATCGGTAGCATGCATTATTTTTTCTTGCGTCGTGACTTCAAGCGTGTCACGACTGCCATTATCGAACTGGAGCAAGGAAAAGATGTCACAATTGTTCCCGGTCCCTATTTTCATACGTTGACACGCCTGTCACGAATTGGAAAACGTATTGACGAGCAAGTCGAGACCGTTCAAAAGATCAGCACGCGTCCGCAGCACGTCGAACAGGTACGGATTCAAGCTGTCACCGAAGAACGCAAGCGACTCGCACGTGATTTACACGACTCCGTTTCACAACAACTTTATGCCATCTCGATGATGACGACAGCAGCCAAACAGACGATTTTGTCTCAACCTGAAGCTGCTGCCAAACAAATCGAAATGGTCGAGACGATGGCACAAACGGCACAGTCTGAAATGCGTTCGCTCTTACTTCAACTTCGTCCCGTCGAACTCGAAGGAATGACGTTACAACAAGGACTTTCTCAACTGCTCGAAGAATTATCTAGAAAGCAGTCCACACAATTGAGTTGGAAGTTAGAAGAGATGTCACTCCCACGACAAATCGAAAACGAGTTGTTCCGGATCGTTCAAGAAGGATTAACGAATGCCTTACGTCACGCGAAAGCGTCCCATATGGATATTGAGCTCCGAGAATTCAACGAAACAATTATCCTGAGCATGAATGATGATGGTGTTGGATTTGTTGTGGATGAAAAAAAACTTGCCTCTTATGGCATCAATTCGATGCGAGAACGAACGGCTGAGATGGGTGGAACGATTCGTCTCGTCAGTGTTCCTGGACAAGGAACCCAAATCGAAGTAAAACTTAGAAAAGATCGGATGGTGCAAGTATGA
- a CDS encoding lmo0954 family membrane protein: protein MKQSKGKQLVMVLAGLALLAVVIGTLPHMIGLGLGALLAFYSISKFMQSNKWPAKLGFGFLAAIGIGLALSNIWAVIGIAAAIALYVGYMRMKLQRVNVQDLFNRRRTSTTHFEADWKDLDEKRF from the coding sequence ATGAAGCAATCGAAAGGAAAACAATTGGTGATGGTTCTTGCCGGACTCGCATTACTCGCCGTTGTCATCGGAACATTACCACATATGATCGGACTTGGTTTAGGGGCATTACTTGCGTTCTATTCGATCAGTAAGTTCATGCAATCGAACAAATGGCCAGCGAAACTCGGTTTCGGATTTCTAGCAGCCATCGGAATCGGACTTGCCCTCTCAAACATCTGGGCAGTCATCGGAATCGCAGCAGCCATCGCATTGTACGTTGGTTACATGCGTATGAAACTACAGCGTGTCAATGTTCAAGATCTCTTTAACCGCCGCCGTACGTCAACAACACATTTTGAAGCTGACTGGAAAGACTTAGACGAAAAACGATTCTAA
- the tagD gene encoding glycerol-3-phosphate cytidylyltransferase encodes MKKVITYGTFDLLHWGHINILKRAKAMGDYLIVAISTDEFNRLKHKQSYHNFENRKMILEAIRYVDEVIPENSWDQKVEDVKKHNVDLFVMGDDWKGEFDFLKEHCEVVYLSRTEGISTSQIKTELASK; translated from the coding sequence ATGAAGAAGGTTATTACGTACGGAACATTTGATTTATTACACTGGGGTCATATCAACATCTTAAAACGCGCAAAAGCGATGGGAGACTATCTTATCGTTGCGATTTCAACGGACGAATTCAATCGTTTGAAACATAAGCAGTCCTACCATAATTTCGAGAATCGGAAGATGATTCTTGAAGCTATCCGTTATGTGGATGAAGTCATTCCGGAAAACAGCTGGGATCAAAAAGTAGAAGATGTGAAGAAGCATAACGTCGACCTCTTCGTCATGGGTGATGATTGGAAAGGCGAGTTCGACTTCTTAAAAGAGCATTGTGAAGTCGTTTACCTTAGCCGAACTGAGGGTATTTCTACGAGTCAGATTAAAACGGAATTAGCTTCGAAGTGA
- a CDS encoding cytochrome C oxidase subunit II, which yields MDQKSESNLKGTFIAVLIVAGIIIGMWSSIFLLFLSR from the coding sequence ATGGACCAAAAATCAGAATCAAACCTCAAAGGAACATTTATTGCCGTCCTGATCGTAGCAGGTATCATCATTGGGATGTGGAGCTCAATCTTTCTACTATTCTTATCACGGTAA
- a CDS encoding cytochrome c oxidase subunit II, whose protein sequence is MHIHRLEKIWLIFGTLMLGVFLTIIGVSAFASGNQPPSDATLIDPTKVDQTKPFDKPGLKKIDDDRYEAIIVAQAFQFTPKDMVIPKGATVDFLVTSKDVVHGFEIVKTNVNMMVVPGHINSIEYTFKEAGEYLVVCNEYCGSGHHMMATKIKVVE, encoded by the coding sequence ATGCATATTCATCGTCTAGAAAAAATCTGGCTGATTTTTGGAACACTGATGCTTGGCGTCTTTTTAACCATCATCGGCGTATCCGCTTTTGCATCCGGAAATCAACCGCCATCCGATGCAACATTGATTGATCCGACGAAAGTTGATCAAACGAAACCATTCGACAAGCCAGGACTAAAAAAAATCGATGACGACCGATACGAAGCGATCATCGTCGCACAAGCGTTCCAATTCACACCAAAAGATATGGTCATTCCCAAAGGGGCAACGGTTGATTTTTTGGTGACATCAAAAGATGTTGTCCACGGCTTTGAAATTGTCAAGACGAATGTCAATATGATGGTCGTTCCTGGTCATATCAATTCCATTGAATATACATTCAAGGAAGCTGGCGAGTATTTGGTCGTCTGTAATGAATACTGTGGATCGGGTCATCATATGATGGCAACCAAAATCAAGGTGGTGGAATAA
- a CDS encoding CDP-glycerol glycerophosphotransferase family protein — translation MFRICYGVFRLLPLRPVTLFWMTYGDNAKPVNDRLAKELPNEKRYLVYDHHFMKQPDLWKSDRMLRFRRLRFVRLAYLLATSRTVFVDNYVAEFSVAKTRRGTRRIQLWHAGGTLKQFGLTSSKSLFVSERIRNRFRRVYQEYGDFIVPGMRCATQFMAPHDLKRSHFKPFGMPRTDYWYDEVQREHRALDLKERYVKPDRRILLYAPTYREYKGTEDHTIQQFEQLAKTGWTILVKLHPTIRALSTYRSAHIHLVDDTFQINDYLLITDVLVTDYSSIPFESCLLEVPTFLYTPDIDTYRQLPGLVDQYPKPLPVRQTEQMAQLMEWIVSDAILEECRQHMQEFQTSWYDHPPGQAVERIVHHYYGTGM, via the coding sequence TTGTTTCGTATTTGTTATGGTGTTTTTCGGTTGTTACCGCTTCGCCCCGTCACTTTATTTTGGATGACATACGGGGATAACGCAAAACCTGTTAATGATCGCTTGGCGAAGGAATTGCCAAATGAGAAACGGTATCTTGTATATGATCACCATTTCATGAAGCAGCCGGATTTATGGAAGTCAGACCGAATGCTTCGCTTTCGTCGATTACGGTTCGTCAGACTCGCATATTTACTTGCGACCTCCCGGACGGTTTTCGTCGATAATTATGTTGCGGAATTCAGTGTTGCTAAAACGCGACGTGGAACACGACGTATCCAGCTATGGCATGCCGGCGGAACGTTAAAGCAGTTTGGACTAACTTCTTCGAAAAGCCTGTTCGTATCGGAACGGATACGAAATCGGTTCCGACGTGTCTATCAGGAATATGGTGATTTCATCGTGCCGGGGATGCGTTGTGCGACACAATTCATGGCACCGCATGATTTAAAACGATCTCATTTTAAACCGTTCGGCATGCCGCGGACGGATTATTGGTATGATGAGGTTCAGCGGGAACATCGGGCGCTTGATTTAAAAGAACGTTATGTAAAACCCGACCGCCGGATTCTATTGTATGCCCCGACTTACCGCGAATATAAAGGAACGGAAGATCACACGATTCAACAATTTGAACAACTGGCTAAAACAGGCTGGACGATTCTTGTTAAGTTACATCCGACGATCCGAGCGCTTTCGACCTATCGTTCCGCCCATATACATCTTGTGGATGACACGTTTCAGATCAATGATTATTTGCTCATCACGGATGTTCTGGTGACCGACTATTCGTCGATTCCATTTGAAAGCTGTCTTCTTGAGGTTCCAACGTTCTTATACACACCGGACATCGATACATATCGACAACTACCAGGACTTGTCGATCAGTATCCGAAACCATTACCGGTGCGACAGACGGAGCAGATGGCGCAATTGATGGAGTGGATCGTGTCTGACGCGATACTTGAAGAGTGCCGTCAGCACATGCAAGAATTCCAAACAAGTTGGTATGATCACCCACCAGGTCAAGCAGTTGAACGAATCGTTCATCATTATTACGGAACAGGTATGTAA
- the liaF gene encoding cell wall-active antibiotics response protein LiaF yields MRRLSTKQLVGYVSILFALGLFYDLLSGAGNVLFGVLFPFLLYYVGIHFRRRNHEKLAILFYIVGTIILAGVVLSSAAIGFVIAGILLYLGIILVTRHSVREFLFSRIAPHQYEEEGIKIQPAYSFSTQADAPYVLQDLSEQFIVKDLEIDLTHAYVPEGETLIVVSGVVGDVRILLPSGYDYTLDTSIGFGSVKTDIRRIPTFFNRRIQFRAPEYGEATRKVRIHVMLGIGNVEVSSI; encoded by the coding sequence GTGCGACGATTAAGTACGAAACAACTGGTCGGTTACGTATCGATCCTGTTCGCCCTTGGTCTATTCTATGACCTATTATCCGGTGCAGGAAATGTATTGTTCGGTGTCTTATTCCCTTTCCTGCTGTATTACGTCGGGATTCATTTCCGGCGGCGCAATCATGAAAAACTAGCGATCCTCTTTTATATCGTCGGTACGATCATTCTTGCTGGCGTCGTCCTCAGTTCGGCTGCCATCGGTTTTGTCATTGCCGGAATTTTGCTCTATCTTGGGATCATTCTTGTGACACGGCATTCTGTCCGTGAATTTTTGTTTTCACGGATTGCCCCCCATCAATATGAAGAGGAAGGCATCAAGATTCAACCAGCTTACTCCTTCTCGACCCAGGCCGATGCACCGTATGTCTTACAGGACTTAAGTGAACAGTTCATCGTCAAGGATTTAGAAATCGATTTGACGCATGCCTATGTCCCGGAAGGTGAAACATTGATCGTCGTCAGTGGCGTCGTCGGGGACGTCCGGATTCTTTTACCGTCCGGTTATGATTATACGCTCGACACGTCGATCGGCTTCGGAAGCGTCAAGACGGACATCCGCCGTATTCCGACCTTCTTCAATCGACGCATTCAATTCCGAGCACCAGAATATGGTGAAGCGACGCGGAAGGTTCGTATTCATGTCATGCTCGGTATTGGCAACGTGGAGGTGTCTTCGATATGA
- a CDS encoding CDP-glycerol glycerophosphotransferase family protein — protein MKRTGLIERGLRTVMRVFTWLPQKRKRILFESFLGKQYSDSPRAIYELMRAMHPECELIFSKQRGVAFPPNVKTVDRLTFRWIYLLATSRVWVSNSRLPGWLIKPEKTFYLQTWHGTPLKKLALDMDDVQMANTTTERYKQGFKQEAAKWSSLVSPNAYSSSIFRRAFAFEGEMLEIGYPRNDIFYQEARHAKIKEAVYRHYDIDHSKKVLLYAPTWRDNAFEGQGKYSFELPFSLNEFEKRFGDEYVLLVRMHYLVGSRLDVTAYPSVRNTSDYPDIAELYLASDALITDYSSVMFDFAHLSRPILFYTYDLEHYRDQLRGFYFDFEQEAPGPLLSTETALFEELDQLDDWHARYASAFRAFQETYCQWDDGQASERAMKTIIKRIHG, from the coding sequence ATGAAACGAACAGGCTTGATTGAACGCGGTCTTCGTACCGTCATGAGAGTCTTTACATGGTTGCCACAAAAACGTAAGCGAATTCTTTTCGAGAGTTTTCTCGGAAAACAATATAGTGACAGTCCGCGTGCCATTTACGAATTGATGCGCGCGATGCATCCGGAGTGTGAGTTGATTTTCAGCAAGCAACGAGGTGTTGCATTTCCACCAAATGTCAAGACAGTAGATCGGTTGACGTTCCGCTGGATTTATTTACTTGCGACGTCACGGGTCTGGGTATCAAACAGTCGGTTACCGGGTTGGTTGATCAAACCGGAAAAAACGTTTTATCTCCAAACTTGGCATGGCACACCGCTCAAGAAACTAGCGCTTGATATGGATGATGTCCAAATGGCGAATACGACAACCGAACGATATAAACAAGGATTTAAGCAGGAAGCAGCAAAATGGTCTAGCTTAGTTTCACCCAATGCCTATTCCAGTTCAATATTTAGACGGGCATTTGCATTTGAAGGTGAGATGCTAGAAATTGGGTATCCTCGAAATGATATATTTTATCAAGAGGCGCGACATGCTAAAATCAAAGAAGCAGTATATCGCCACTATGATATTGATCATTCAAAAAAAGTCTTATTGTATGCACCAACTTGGCGAGATAATGCATTCGAAGGTCAAGGGAAATATTCATTTGAGCTGCCTTTTTCGCTAAATGAATTTGAAAAGCGATTTGGGGATGAATACGTTCTGCTTGTCCGAATGCACTATTTAGTCGGAAGTCGTCTCGACGTCACTGCTTATCCATCCGTTCGAAATACATCGGACTACCCGGATATCGCGGAGCTTTATCTGGCATCGGACGCCTTGATCACGGATTATTCTTCTGTCATGTTTGATTTTGCGCACTTATCTCGTCCGATTTTATTCTATACGTATGATTTAGAACATTATCGAGATCAATTGCGTGGGTTTTACTTCGATTTTGAGCAGGAGGCACCGGGACCATTGTTGTCAACTGAAACAGCACTGTTTGAAGAGCTGGACCAGTTAGATGATTGGCACGCACGGTATGCGTCAGCATTTCGAGCGTTCCAAGAGACGTATTGTCAATGGGATGATGGACAGGCTTCAGAACGGGCAATGAAGACGATCATAAAGAGAATTCACGGATAA
- the rsgA gene encoding ribosome small subunit-dependent GTPase A — protein sequence MNEWGTPPVYETTGTEQLGRITAVYQTHYRVMTDTGESLSELSGKLRFQSGTKAELPAVGDWIIQTEREPGKGRIERVLPRSSQFSRKAAGTETEEQIICANVDVALLVMAFGHDFNVRRLERYLTVAWDAGVTPIIVLTKKSLMPSIEIELQAVEAIAFGTPILAVDSLTGDGLEELRAQLQVKQTIVLVGSSGVGKSTLVNALAGEQLMETGGVREDDERGRHTTTHRELKRLANGLLLVDTPGMRELALWDGSDGLSSTFSDIEELAENCRFRDCEHDKEPGCAVRIALEDGTLTAERWNSFVKLKREIAYAERKQNVALQAAEKEKWKKIHKQAQAHTKVKYQKR from the coding sequence TTGAACGAATGGGGTACACCACCTGTCTACGAAACGACAGGAACAGAACAACTGGGACGAATCACGGCCGTCTACCAAACGCATTATCGTGTCATGACGGACACAGGAGAATCACTTAGCGAACTGTCTGGTAAGCTGCGTTTTCAATCAGGAACGAAAGCTGAATTGCCAGCGGTTGGAGACTGGATCATTCAAACAGAGCGAGAGCCAGGCAAAGGACGAATCGAACGGGTCTTGCCACGGTCGTCTCAATTTTCCCGAAAAGCGGCAGGGACGGAGACCGAGGAACAAATTATCTGCGCGAATGTCGACGTTGCCTTGCTCGTCATGGCTTTTGGACATGACTTCAACGTCCGTCGACTGGAACGTTATTTAACGGTTGCTTGGGATGCAGGAGTGACACCAATCATCGTCCTAACGAAAAAAAGTTTGATGCCGTCGATCGAAATAGAACTGCAGGCTGTCGAAGCGATTGCGTTCGGAACACCAATCCTTGCCGTTGATTCTTTGACGGGTGACGGATTAGAGGAACTACGTGCCCAGTTACAAGTCAAGCAAACGATCGTGTTAGTCGGATCGTCCGGCGTTGGGAAGTCGACGCTCGTCAATGCTTTAGCTGGAGAACAGTTAATGGAGACGGGTGGCGTACGGGAAGACGATGAACGTGGACGTCACACGACGACACATCGCGAACTGAAACGACTGGCGAACGGTCTATTGCTTGTTGATACACCGGGGATGCGAGAATTGGCCTTATGGGATGGCAGTGACGGTTTATCGTCGACGTTTTCCGATATTGAGGAGCTTGCTGAAAACTGTCGTTTCCGAGACTGTGAACATGATAAGGAACCGGGATGTGCCGTTCGGATAGCTTTAGAAGATGGCACACTAACTGCTGAGCGCTGGAACAGCTTCGTCAAGCTAAAACGAGAAATCGCCTATGCGGAACGCAAGCAAAACGTGGCGTTGCAGGCGGCGGAGAAAGAAAAGTGGAAAAAAATCCACAAGCAGGCCCAAGCGCATACGAAAGTGAAGTATCAAAAGCGATAA